A section of the Deinobacterium chartae genome encodes:
- a CDS encoding nucleoside deaminase: MTPEELMRQAADLAVDNVARGGGPFGAVIVKGGEIIARGVNRVTAQLDPTAHAEVNAIREACQRLGTFDLSGCEIYTSCEPCPMCLGAIYWARLERVYYACTQADAAAIDFDDQFIYQELDRPKHARRLPMTELGREDALRAFRAWSEKVDKTPY, translated from the coding sequence ATGACCCCCGAGGAACTGATGCGCCAGGCAGCGGATCTGGCCGTGGACAATGTCGCCCGTGGCGGCGGACCGTTCGGGGCGGTGATCGTCAAAGGCGGCGAGATCATCGCCCGGGGGGTTAACCGGGTCACCGCCCAGCTCGACCCCACCGCCCACGCGGAGGTAAACGCCATCCGCGAGGCCTGCCAGCGGCTGGGAACCTTCGACCTGTCCGGCTGCGAGATCTACACCTCCTGCGAGCCCTGCCCGATGTGCCTGGGAGCCATCTACTGGGCGCGCCTCGAGCGGGTTTACTACGCCTGCACCCAGGCGGATGCCGCTGCTATCGACTTCGATGACCAGTTCATCTACCAGGAGCTGGATCGTCCCAAGCACGCCCGCCGCCTGCCCATGACCGAGCTGGGACGCGAAGATGCCCTGCGCGCCTTCCGCGCCTGGAGCGAGAAGGTCGACAAGACGCCGTACTGA
- a CDS encoding MATE family efflux transporter encodes MIARAERTSLTRELLGLALPMMLSNLAYTLLGVIDTLYMGRIGTVEVAAVGLANITVMTLILFFRGSLNTVTIFVARAFGANTPEGVRRWYGIFLALALLAGIPVAALGQAGLLGILRLFGPEAAVFEAAHTYGAIRLLEAPFSMLVSVNVGFMVALGNSRTPMVLAWTTVAVNALLAWLMIFPLGMGVAGAAWSTVAALAVQALLSHLAVARQYGAVYGPLRPLRPTRAELTSIGRISAPAGLTELAEVSAFNTFIGVISRLGAVELAASNIANQFASFGFMPVFALSAATGSLVSRYLGSGNPDASARVGWRAAGLGMLLMLPLALAFVFIPEPLLRLFTNQDEIIPLGMQVMRLMAIYQILDGLGIILGGALGGAGDTRFRMLVTVSGAWGIMVPAALLLTNAGYGVQGAWGGALIYIMLISLIYAVRFRSGRWRKATL; translated from the coding sequence ATGATCGCGCGCGCAGAACGAACCTCCCTGACCCGAGAGCTGCTCGGCCTGGCCCTGCCGATGATGCTCTCCAACCTCGCCTATACCCTGCTGGGCGTGATCGATACGCTGTACATGGGCCGCATCGGCACCGTGGAGGTGGCCGCAGTCGGCCTCGCGAACATCACGGTCATGACCCTGATCCTGTTCTTCCGGGGCAGCCTGAACACGGTCACCATCTTCGTGGCCCGCGCCTTCGGCGCCAACACCCCCGAGGGGGTGCGCCGCTGGTACGGCATCTTTCTGGCCCTTGCGCTGCTGGCGGGCATCCCGGTCGCGGCCCTGGGACAAGCGGGGCTGCTGGGCATCTTGCGGCTGTTCGGTCCCGAGGCCGCCGTGTTCGAAGCCGCCCACACCTACGGTGCCATTCGGCTGCTCGAGGCCCCCTTCTCCATGCTGGTATCGGTCAACGTGGGGTTCATGGTCGCTTTGGGCAACAGCCGCACGCCGATGGTGCTCGCCTGGACCACCGTGGCGGTCAATGCCTTGCTCGCATGGCTGATGATCTTTCCGTTGGGCATGGGCGTGGCCGGGGCGGCCTGGAGCACGGTGGCGGCCCTGGCCGTGCAGGCCCTGCTCTCGCATCTGGCCGTGGCACGGCAGTACGGCGCCGTGTACGGCCCGCTGCGCCCGCTGCGCCCCACCCGCGCCGAGCTGACCTCGATCGGCCGCATCAGCGCCCCCGCAGGCCTGACCGAACTGGCCGAGGTGAGTGCCTTCAACACCTTTATCGGCGTGATCTCGCGGCTGGGCGCGGTCGAGCTCGCCGCATCGAACATCGCCAACCAGTTCGCCTCGTTCGGTTTCATGCCCGTTTTTGCGCTCTCGGCCGCTACCGGCAGCCTGGTCAGCCGCTACCTGGGATCGGGGAACCCCGACGCCTCTGCGCGCGTCGGCTGGCGCGCCGCCGGCCTGGGCATGCTGCTGATGCTGCCGCTGGCCCTGGCCTTCGTGTTCATTCCCGAGCCGCTGCTGCGCCTGTTCACCAACCAGGATGAAATCATCCCATTGGGCATGCAGGTCATGCGGCTCATGGCGATCTACCAGATCCTCGACGGACTTGGCATCATACTGGGTGGAGCGCTGGGCGGCGCAGGCGACACCCGCTTCCGCATGCTGGTCACCGTCAGCGGTGCCTGGGGCATCATGGTCCCGGCGGCACTGCTGCTTACCAACGCCGGCTACGGAGTTCAGGGGGCCTGGGGAGGCGCTCTGATCTACATCATGCTGATCTCGCTGATTTACGCGGTGCGCTTCCGTTCCGGACGCTGGAGAAAGGCGACCCTTTGA
- the tilS gene encoding tRNA lysidine(34) synthetase TilS yields MNEDFADLLDPLRALNPRPLVAVSGGADSVALLRALLEAGSDPVAAHFDHRLRPGSGEDAGFVRDLCAQLGVPLELGGADVRRVAQAKGWGLEDAARRLRYGFLARAARARGIQGILTAHTREDQAETVLMQLLRGTHKAVGIPPRRGALQRPWLTVSRDRARSYLSALGQPHREDPSNADPAFTRNWLRLEVMPRLRTRFPAADAALARYAAWALEDEALLAALTDAVSAHAEWSSEPPAVRRRLFARVLRAAGVPFDAAHLQALLAAGESGVTRHFTLPGDREVTVTRGRPWIAAPEFARPDFDYPAHWTLRHRRPGDRIRLPGGTRKLSDVLTDLKLPRGWRDAVWLLAEGAQVHWVGLTPPLWSVDAGSGRTPWWDEMGLALDEARLAAQAGEVPIGAVVVCDGQVIARARNRSREHGDMTRHAELEALRQAATVLGTPYLNRCALVVTLEPCPMCLGAALEARVGQVVYGARNLKMGALGGVMDLTRAHWGARTEVTGAVRAREAGALLEEFFAGLRSGG; encoded by the coding sequence GTGAACGAGGACTTCGCCGACCTGCTGGACCCGCTGCGCGCCCTGAACCCGAGACCGCTGGTGGCGGTCTCGGGCGGGGCGGACTCGGTGGCCCTGCTGCGCGCGCTCCTCGAGGCGGGCTCAGACCCGGTGGCCGCCCATTTCGACCACCGCCTGCGGCCCGGTTCGGGCGAGGACGCCGGGTTCGTGCGCGACCTGTGCGCGCAGCTGGGCGTACCCCTCGAGCTGGGTGGGGCCGATGTGCGCCGCGTGGCGCAGGCCAAGGGCTGGGGTCTCGAGGACGCGGCGCGGCGCCTGCGCTACGGTTTTCTGGCGCGCGCGGCGCGTGCGCGCGGCATTCAGGGCATCTTGACCGCCCACACCCGTGAGGATCAGGCGGAGACCGTGCTGATGCAGCTGTTGCGCGGCACGCACAAGGCGGTCGGTATCCCGCCCCGGCGCGGCGCGCTGCAGCGGCCCTGGCTGACCGTCTCGCGCGACCGGGCGCGCAGTTATCTGAGCGCGCTGGGCCAGCCGCACCGCGAGGACCCCAGCAACGCCGACCCCGCCTTTACCCGCAACTGGCTGCGCCTCGAGGTGATGCCCCGGCTGCGCACCCGTTTTCCGGCTGCCGACGCGGCGCTGGCCCGCTACGCCGCCTGGGCCCTCGAGGACGAGGCGCTGCTTGCGGCCCTGACCGACGCGGTGAGTGCACACGCCGAGTGGTCTTCGGAGCCGCCTGCGGTGCGCCGCCGCCTGTTCGCCCGCGTGCTCAGGGCGGCCGGGGTACCTTTCGACGCGGCCCACCTGCAGGCCCTGCTGGCGGCGGGGGAGAGCGGCGTCACCCGGCACTTCACGTTACCCGGTGACCGCGAGGTGACCGTGACCCGTGGCCGACCCTGGATTGCCGCCCCCGAGTTTGCCCGTCCGGACTTCGACTACCCCGCGCACTGGACGTTGCGCCACCGTCGGCCCGGCGACCGCATCCGGCTGCCCGGCGGCACGCGCAAGCTGTCCGATGTGCTGACCGACCTCAAGCTCCCGCGCGGCTGGCGCGACGCGGTGTGGTTGCTGGCCGAGGGCGCGCAGGTGCACTGGGTTGGCCTCACCCCCCCGCTGTGGTCGGTGGACGCCGGGTCAGGCCGCACCCCCTGGTGGGACGAGATGGGTCTGGCGCTGGACGAGGCCCGTCTCGCAGCGCAGGCGGGCGAGGTGCCGATCGGCGCGGTGGTGGTCTGCGACGGGCAGGTGATCGCCCGCGCCCGCAACCGCTCGCGCGAACACGGCGACATGACCCGCCACGCCGAGCTCGAAGCGCTGCGGCAGGCGGCGACCGTGCTGGGCACGCCGTACCTGAACCGCTGCGCGCTGGTCGTAACCCTCGAGCCCTGCCCGATGTGCCTGGGGGCCGCCCTCGAGGCGCGGGTCGGGCAGGTGGTCTACGGCGCGCGCAACCTCAAGATGGGGGCCCTGGGCGGCGTGATGGATCTGACCCGCGCCCACTGGGGCGCGCGCACCGAGGTCACCGGTGCGGTGCGCGCGCGCGAGGCCGGGGCGTTGCTCGAGGAGTTTTTCGCCGGGCTGCGATCGGGCGGCTGA
- a CDS encoding SDR family oxidoreductase yields the protein MDLSHHTVAVTGASRGIGQAVVRALLERGARVVAGARDVSALEALPHPNLTAVSLDVTDPAAARAFGARAAELGASALINNAGVGVFKPTEEITLEDYRRVMDTNVLGTLLVTQALLPHFQARRDASVINVTSDVSDRTFAGGALYTASKFAQRALTRALAYEGQAYGLRVTEIRPGMVDTYFADTQQGEAHKHGWLRAEDIAQAVVYVLSQPPHLRVDELLLHPVQQEVTF from the coding sequence ATGGACCTGAGCCACCACACCGTCGCCGTGACCGGAGCCAGTCGCGGCATTGGGCAAGCCGTCGTGAGGGCGCTGCTCGAGCGGGGCGCGCGCGTTGTTGCCGGAGCGCGCGATGTCAGCGCCCTCGAGGCGCTGCCGCATCCGAATCTCACCGCCGTGTCGCTGGACGTGACCGATCCCGCCGCTGCCCGTGCGTTTGGCGCGCGCGCCGCCGAACTCGGGGCGAGTGCCCTGATCAACAACGCCGGTGTCGGCGTTTTTAAACCCACCGAGGAGATCACGCTCGAGGACTACCGCCGGGTGATGGACACCAACGTGCTGGGCACCCTGCTGGTCACCCAGGCGCTGCTGCCGCACTTCCAGGCGCGGCGGGACGCCTCGGTGATCAACGTCACCTCGGATGTCTCGGACCGTACCTTTGCCGGCGGAGCCCTCTACACCGCCTCCAAGTTCGCGCAGCGGGCGCTGACCCGCGCGCTGGCCTACGAGGGGCAGGCGTACGGCCTGCGGGTCACCGAGATCCGCCCGGGGATGGTGGACACCTACTTCGCGGATACGCAGCAGGGCGAGGCGCACAAGCACGGTTGGCTGCGCGCCGAAGATATCGCGCAGGCGGTCGTTTACGTGCTGTCGCAGCCGCCGCACCTGCGGGTGGACGAACTGCTGCTACACCCGGTGCAACAGGAGGTGACCTTCTGA
- a CDS encoding metallophosphoesterase, with protein sequence MNVYAIADPHLSRARPKPMDIFGGNWSGHPAAFFEGWRETVGPDDLVLVPGDISWAMRLEEARLDLEDIAALPGIKVLSRGNHDYWWPSISRLRAALPPGMHALQNDALRIGNVVVCGSRGWVCPGSEGFTDDDEKIYTREVERLRLSLEAARTLAAPEQLPVVVMLHYPPTNSAFEPSGFTALIERYLPSGVTYGHLHGVNPDRLLKHWCGIPLHFVAADALRFRPKRILGG encoded by the coding sequence ATGAACGTGTACGCCATCGCCGACCCGCACCTCTCGCGCGCCCGCCCCAAGCCGATGGACATCTTCGGCGGCAACTGGAGCGGGCACCCGGCCGCCTTTTTCGAGGGCTGGCGCGAGACCGTGGGCCCCGACGACCTGGTGCTCGTTCCCGGCGACATCTCCTGGGCGATGCGCCTCGAGGAGGCCCGCTTGGACCTCGAGGACATCGCGGCCCTGCCGGGCATCAAGGTGCTGTCGCGCGGCAACCACGACTACTGGTGGCCTTCGATCAGCCGCCTGCGCGCGGCCCTGCCGCCGGGCATGCACGCGCTGCAAAACGACGCGCTGCGCATCGGCAACGTGGTGGTGTGCGGCTCGCGCGGCTGGGTCTGCCCGGGCAGCGAGGGCTTCACCGACGATGACGAGAAAATCTACACCCGCGAGGTGGAGCGCCTGCGGCTGAGCCTCGAGGCCGCCCGCACCCTGGCGGCCCCGGAGCAACTGCCGGTTGTGGTGATGCTGCACTACCCGCCCACCAACTCCGCCTTCGAGCCCAGCGGCTTTACCGCGCTGATCGAGCGCTACTTGCCCAGCGGTGTCACCTACGGACACCTGCACGGCGTGAACCCGGACCGGCTCCTCAAACACTGGTGCGGAATTCCGCTGCACTTCGTGGCCGCCGACGCGCTGCGCTTCCGTCCCAAGCGGATCCTGGGCGGCTGA
- a CDS encoding DegV family protein, whose amino-acid sequence MIGVITDSTCDLAPNTLAQHGISTVPLEVRIGQDRFADWQDLEPGELYARLEAGATVETAPPEVARFEEAYRRHLAVYDHLISVHLSGQISQTVAHAREAARRIGESARIHIVDSGVVTAPLAELVIRASEAVSAGSPPEDILGLLDRIRAAQSSEFVVPTLEYLRRGGRLSRAGELLGNLLGMRPIITFADGHIVPARRVRQGQGLGSIIESLEAKFGREPLRVAIAYAGQDPDGIGRVRLALENSKLRVKKGRVQLIGAAVGAHVGPGTYGITATPLEV is encoded by the coding sequence ATGATAGGAGTAATTACCGACTCAACCTGCGATCTGGCGCCGAACACCCTCGCCCAGCACGGCATCAGCACCGTCCCCCTCGAGGTGCGTATTGGGCAGGATCGTTTCGCAGACTGGCAGGACCTCGAGCCGGGCGAGCTGTACGCCCGGCTCGAGGCGGGTGCCACCGTGGAAACCGCCCCGCCCGAAGTGGCGCGTTTCGAAGAAGCTTACCGCCGCCACCTCGCGGTCTACGACCACCTGATCAGCGTGCACCTCTCCGGGCAGATCAGCCAGACGGTCGCCCACGCCCGCGAGGCGGCCCGGCGCATCGGCGAGAGCGCGCGCATTCACATCGTGGACTCGGGCGTGGTCACCGCGCCGCTGGCCGAACTGGTGATCCGCGCGTCCGAAGCGGTCAGCGCCGGCTCGCCTCCCGAGGACATCCTCGGCCTGCTCGACCGGATCCGGGCTGCGCAAAGCAGCGAGTTCGTCGTGCCCACCCTCGAGTACCTGAGGCGCGGCGGACGGCTGTCGCGCGCCGGAGAGCTGCTGGGGAACCTGCTCGGTATGCGCCCGATCATCACCTTCGCAGACGGGCACATCGTCCCTGCCCGACGGGTGCGCCAGGGTCAGGGCCTGGGATCGATCATCGAAAGCCTGGAAGCGAAGTTCGGACGCGAACCGCTGCGCGTCGCCATCGCCTACGCCGGCCAGGACCCGGACGGCATCGGACGGGTGCGCCTGGCGCTGGAAAACTCGAAGCTGCGCGTCAAAAAAGGACGTGTGCAGTTGATCGGCGCTGCGGTCGGCGCGCACGTCGGTCCAGGAACCTACGGCATCACCGCCACTCCCCTCGAGGTCTGA
- the bshA gene encoding N-acetyl-alpha-D-glucosaminyl L-malate synthase BshA, translating into MNIAVLCHASAGGSGVVAAELGLEVARAGHEVRFIAAQLPFRLSELPLDCRNGIYFHQVGAYAYPLFEQPLALLNEANTLVDVILEHGIDLAHAHYAIPYASSAILAREITGRTRVITTLHGTDVTLVGLDPAFRHSTRHAIERSDAVTAVSHFLAEQTRDLFGTDKPIEVIHNMVDVERFRRNPDPAYRARFAQPDERILVHISNFRAVKRTQDVVEVFARVASELPARLLMIGDGPERPRAVELAQKRGVIGRTQFLGSFPGVESVLGVSDLFLLPSSKESFGLVALEAMSCEVPVVASNIGGIPEVVIDGQTGCLLPLGDVDAMAHAALELLRDEARHRRMSAAARQRAVEVFHPRRILPRYLEAYRRLLEA; encoded by the coding sequence ATGAACATCGCCGTGCTGTGCCATGCCAGTGCCGGAGGCTCCGGCGTCGTCGCCGCCGAACTCGGCCTCGAGGTCGCCCGCGCCGGGCACGAGGTGCGCTTCATCGCCGCGCAGCTGCCGTTCCGGCTCTCCGAGCTGCCGCTGGACTGCCGCAACGGGATCTACTTTCACCAGGTGGGCGCTTACGCCTACCCGCTGTTCGAGCAGCCGCTGGCGCTGCTCAACGAGGCCAACACCCTGGTGGACGTGATCCTCGAGCACGGCATTGACCTCGCACACGCGCACTACGCCATTCCCTACGCCTCGAGCGCGATCCTGGCGCGCGAGATCACCGGCCGCACCCGGGTGATCACCACGCTGCACGGCACCGACGTGACCCTGGTCGGGCTGGACCCGGCCTTCCGGCACTCCACCCGCCACGCCATCGAACGCTCGGACGCGGTCACCGCCGTCTCGCATTTTCTGGCCGAGCAGACCCGGGACCTTTTCGGTACCGACAAGCCGATCGAGGTCATTCACAACATGGTGGACGTCGAGCGCTTCCGCCGCAATCCGGACCCCGCTTACCGCGCGCGCTTCGCACAGCCCGACGAGCGGATCTTGGTGCACATCTCGAACTTCCGCGCGGTCAAGCGCACCCAGGACGTGGTCGAGGTGTTCGCGCGGGTGGCCTCCGAACTGCCCGCCCGCCTGCTGATGATCGGGGACGGTCCCGAACGCCCGCGTGCGGTCGAACTGGCGCAGAAACGCGGCGTGATCGGACGCACCCAGTTTCTGGGATCGTTTCCAGGCGTGGAATCGGTCCTGGGGGTCTCGGACCTGTTCCTGCTGCCCTCGTCCAAGGAGAGCTTCGGTCTGGTGGCCCTCGAGGCCATGAGCTGCGAGGTGCCGGTGGTTGCCTCGAACATCGGCGGCATTCCCGAGGTGGTCATAGACGGCCAGACCGGCTGCCTGCTGCCGCTGGGCGACGTAGACGCGATGGCCCACGCCGCTCTGGAGCTGCTGCGCGACGAGGCCCGCCACCGCCGCATGAGCGCCGCCGCCCGTCAGCGCGCGGTCGAGGTCTTTCATCCGCGGCGCATCCTGCCGCGCTACCTCGAGGCCTACCGCAGGCTGCTCGAGGCCTGA
- a CDS encoding carboxypeptidase-like regulatory domain-containing protein yields the protein MNGKRMTALAAAVLLGTALAVKTVQVSGTVVDARGKPIAGAEVWVQPALTTGLIRTRTDAKGRYSAQVLSTLPYTVKAWYEVNFEGQRYCLRLGMPKPTDFDAFTPDRPVVRNFRAQSSGVIEDLKRHDGYFGAEVRLMSGGEGVPYDSELILTFEPQGPLADGSRGKTLTRRVRLAEGGMVYDLPLGRYEVSGTYVVGGQRRTLRLGSSYEAAPAAKATLSFKSNGSCSNNNGIERAFLYYSGAAGSGAH from the coding sequence ATGAACGGAAAACGTATGACCGCGCTGGCAGCCGCCGTGCTGCTCGGAACGGCGCTGGCTGTCAAGACCGTGCAGGTGAGCGGAACCGTGGTGGACGCCCGGGGAAAACCGATCGCAGGCGCCGAGGTGTGGGTTCAGCCTGCCCTGACCACCGGGCTGATCCGGACCCGGACCGACGCCAAAGGACGCTACAGCGCGCAGGTTCTCTCCACCCTGCCGTATACGGTCAAGGCCTGGTACGAGGTGAACTTCGAGGGCCAGCGCTACTGTCTGCGCCTGGGGATGCCCAAGCCGACCGATTTTGATGCGTTTACCCCCGATCGTCCGGTGGTGCGCAACTTTCGTGCCCAGTCCAGCGGGGTGATCGAGGACCTCAAGCGGCACGACGGCTACTTCGGAGCCGAAGTGCGCCTGATGTCGGGCGGAGAGGGCGTTCCCTACGACAGCGAGCTCATCTTGACCTTCGAGCCGCAGGGGCCCCTGGCCGACGGCAGCCGGGGCAAGACGCTGACCCGGCGCGTCCGCCTCGCCGAGGGCGGTATGGTCTACGACCTGCCGCTGGGACGCTACGAGGTGTCGGGAACCTACGTCGTGGGCGGACAGCGGCGAACCCTGCGGCTGGGCAGCTCGTACGAGGCGGCTCCCGCCGCCAAGGCCACGCTCAGCTTCAAGTCCAACGGCAGTTGCAGCAACAACAACGGGATCGAGCGGGCCTTTTTGTACTACAGCGGCGCTGCGGGCAGCGGAGCCCACTGA
- a CDS encoding peroxiredoxin, with amino-acid sequence MNAVIGQPAPEFDALSDDGRRVRLADLRGRWVVLYFYPRAGTPGCSLEARRFEEALPEFERLGAVVVGVSTDTEAAQAKFRQSCKLSFPLLPDGDRALSSAYGLTGGLSALLGTVPRRTFLIDPHGKLAQHWRRVNPARHAAEVLADLELRSRSTAR; translated from the coding sequence ATGAATGCTGTGATCGGTCAGCCTGCTCCGGAATTCGACGCCCTCAGCGACGACGGCCGCCGCGTCCGTCTGGCAGACCTGCGGGGCCGCTGGGTGGTGCTGTATTTCTATCCGCGTGCCGGTACCCCGGGTTGCAGCCTCGAGGCCCGCCGCTTCGAGGAAGCGCTGCCCGAGTTCGAACGCTTAGGGGCGGTGGTGGTGGGGGTCAGCACCGATACCGAGGCGGCGCAGGCCAAGTTCCGGCAGAGCTGCAAGCTGAGTTTTCCGCTGCTGCCCGACGGCGACCGGGCGCTGAGCAGCGCTTACGGCCTGACCGGCGGCCTCAGTGCCCTGCTGGGCACGGTGCCGCGCCGGACTTTCCTGATTGACCCGCACGGCAAGCTGGCCCAGCACTGGCGGCGCGTGAACCCGGCGCGGCACGCCGCCGAAGTGCTGGCCGACCTCGAGTTGCGCAGCCGGTCCACGGCGCGCTGA
- a CDS encoding regulatory protein RecX produces the protein MSDSEKLQHLLAYAYRALAQRALSEAELRARLLRREATPEEIETVLERLRSYRFVDDSALARDLSRARGVGRHRVKAKLRQRGIDSETAEQALTARPPEQDLEELEALVAKNLPRWRAAGEKGYGRAFGFLIRRGFSAGDVARALAPLRAGALDTLEEPE, from the coding sequence TTGAGCGACTCGGAAAAACTGCAGCATCTGCTGGCCTACGCCTACCGCGCCCTGGCGCAGCGCGCCCTGTCCGAGGCCGAGCTGCGCGCCCGCCTGTTGCGGCGCGAAGCCACCCCCGAGGAAATCGAGACGGTCCTCGAGCGGCTGCGCAGCTACCGCTTCGTGGACGACTCGGCCCTGGCGCGCGACCTCAGCCGCGCGCGCGGCGTGGGGCGGCACCGGGTCAAGGCCAAGCTGCGTCAGCGCGGCATCGACAGCGAGACCGCCGAGCAGGCCCTCACCGCCCGCCCGCCCGAGCAGGACCTCGAGGAGCTCGAGGCGCTGGTCGCGAAAAACCTCCCGCGCTGGCGCGCGGCGGGCGAGAAAGGGTACGGCCGCGCCTTTGGCTTTCTGATCCGCCGGGGCTTCTCGGCGGGCGACGTGGCCCGGGCGCTGGCCCCCCTGCGTGCGGGCGCGCTTGACACATTAGAGGAGCCCGAGTAA
- the rpsT gene encoding 30S ribosomal protein S20, with product MALRHKSAQKRHRQSLKRRLLNRSRKSTIKTYTRKAVEAVTSGAENAVELQRKAESLIDKAAKGSTLHKNAAARKKSRLAKRLNKERAAQSAQ from the coding sequence ATGGCTTTACGTCACAAGTCCGCCCAGAAACGTCACCGTCAGAGCCTCAAGCGCCGTCTGCTCAACCGCAGCCGCAAGAGCACCATCAAGACCTACACCCGCAAGGCCGTGGAGGCCGTGACCAGCGGCGCCGAGAACGCTGTCGAGCTGCAGCGCAAGGCCGAGAGCCTGATCGACAAGGCCGCCAAGGGCAGCACCCTGCACAAGAACGCCGCGGCCCGCAAGAAGAGCCGTCTGGCCAAGCGCCTGAACAAAGAGCGCGCCGCCCAGAGCGCGCAGTAA
- a CDS encoding class I SAM-dependent methyltransferase: protein MRVKVKAGKEKKLLNHYPFGHAGDILEAEGQAAPGEVVDVVSESGTFVGRAYFNAHAPTPLRMLTLKREPVDRAFYAARVKRALARREGRVQGTQALRVVHGEADGIPGVIADLFGEVLSVQIRNAGAEAHRDLILAALREATGASAAFERSETVERRKEGLEARSGVLWGELPETVEFEEDGLRYRFSPLGGQKTGFYLDQRDNRRLMSALVREGDRFLDVYSYTGGFSLLAARAGAQALAVDKDALALSTLEATARANGLDKRVGMRLGDALKVLEQLENEGRRFHHAVLDPPTLAKRKDDVPGAKRIFTEGAARVMRMLEPGGHLLISTCAHYIRVEDLLDAARLAAGQAGRTAEVLNVTYQPADHPWMLLVPESLYLKSLLLRLE, encoded by the coding sequence GTGAGAGTGAAGGTCAAGGCCGGTAAGGAAAAGAAACTGCTAAACCACTACCCGTTCGGGCACGCGGGCGACATCCTCGAGGCAGAAGGACAGGCGGCCCCGGGTGAGGTGGTGGACGTGGTCAGCGAGAGCGGAACCTTCGTGGGCCGGGCCTACTTCAACGCGCACGCCCCCACACCGCTGCGCATGCTGACCCTCAAGCGCGAGCCGGTGGACCGCGCCTTTTATGCGGCGCGGGTGAAGCGGGCACTGGCGCGGCGCGAGGGGCGCGTCCAAGGAACCCAGGCGCTGCGGGTGGTGCACGGCGAGGCCGACGGGATACCCGGCGTGATTGCCGACCTGTTCGGCGAGGTGCTCAGCGTGCAGATCCGCAACGCCGGGGCCGAGGCGCACCGCGACCTGATCCTGGCCGCGCTGCGGGAGGCGACCGGAGCGAGCGCGGCCTTCGAGCGCTCCGAGACGGTCGAACGCCGCAAGGAGGGCCTCGAGGCGCGCAGCGGGGTGCTGTGGGGCGAGCTGCCCGAAACGGTGGAGTTCGAAGAGGACGGGCTGCGTTACCGCTTCTCACCGCTGGGCGGCCAGAAGACCGGCTTTTACCTGGATCAGCGCGACAACCGCCGCCTGATGAGCGCCCTGGTTCGCGAGGGCGATCGCTTCCTGGACGTGTACAGCTATACCGGCGGCTTCTCGCTGCTTGCCGCCCGCGCCGGAGCGCAGGCCCTGGCCGTGGACAAAGACGCGCTGGCGCTCTCGACCCTCGAGGCAACCGCGCGCGCCAACGGCTTGGACAAACGGGTGGGCATGCGGCTCGGTGACGCGCTGAAGGTTCTCGAGCAGCTCGAGAACGAGGGCCGCCGTTTTCATCACGCCGTACTCGACCCGCCGACTCTGGCCAAGCGCAAAGACGACGTGCCCGGCGCCAAGCGCATCTTCACCGAGGGGGCCGCGCGGGTGATGCGCATGCTCGAGCCGGGAGGCCACCTGCTCATTTCGACCTGCGCGCACTACATCCGGGTAGAGGACCTGCTCGATGCGGCGCGGCTGGCGGCGGGGCAGGCGGGCCGCACGGCCGAGGTGCTGAACGTGACCTATCAGCCCGCCGACCATCCCTGGATGCTGCTGGTGCCCGAGAGCCTGTACCTCAAGTCGCTGCTGCTGCGCCTCGAGTAG